Proteins from a single region of Vibrio sp. DW001:
- a CDS encoding response regulator transcription factor, with protein MKNNPLVIRKSVSCTGISIRSFWDVNGDKGYQNLWPRDRKLPYADNTLVVVYTESGQGVINVKNADSIHIRGNSLIFLEPQSILSYGCTGLAWKLYWVEIFIDEDEKKVIPFNNIINIENRVHYELQLEELKKQLNYNETYHNSYAAAIFTKVFYEWLVNANFKDKTPQQRIIDTVVDEMYHRIAENWTVKEMAYFVGCSEQHMRKLFTKHTGKSPKDYYMTIKLEIAHTLLRKGTHNITQLAYELGYTDAFHLSKAFKKKFNISPSEVVPHHTSEARNLLES; from the coding sequence ATGAAGAATAATCCTTTAGTAATTCGAAAAAGTGTGAGCTGTACAGGTATTTCGATACGTTCATTTTGGGATGTCAATGGTGATAAGGGTTATCAGAACCTTTGGCCAAGAGATCGTAAACTTCCTTACGCAGACAATACCTTGGTTGTTGTTTACACAGAGAGTGGTCAGGGGGTGATAAATGTAAAAAACGCAGATAGCATCCATATCAGGGGGAATAGTTTAATCTTTCTTGAGCCACAATCTATTCTGAGTTACGGCTGTACAGGATTGGCATGGAAGTTATATTGGGTAGAGATATTTATAGATGAGGATGAAAAAAAAGTCATTCCTTTTAATAATATTATTAATATAGAAAACAGAGTTCATTACGAATTACAACTGGAGGAGTTGAAGAAGCAGTTGAATTATAATGAGACTTACCATAACTCATATGCAGCAGCGATATTTACTAAAGTATTTTACGAATGGTTAGTTAATGCCAATTTCAAAGATAAGACACCACAGCAAAGGATCATCGACACCGTAGTAGACGAAATGTATCACCGAATTGCGGAAAATTGGACCGTTAAAGAGATGGCTTATTTTGTTGGTTGCAGTGAGCAACATATGCGCAAGTTATTTACCAAACATACAGGAAAGTCACCGAAAGATTATTACATGACGATTAAACTTGAAATTGCGCATACTCTTTTAAGAAAGGGCACGCACAATATTACGCAATTAGCTTATGAACTTGGTTACACTGACGCGTTTCATCTGAGCAAAGCCTTTAAGAAAAAGTTTAACATTTCTCCCTCAGAGGTCGTGCCTCACCATACTAGTGAGGCACGAAATCTACTCGAGTCATGA
- a CDS encoding solute:sodium symporter family transporter: MIAIGSFIIFTLLVAWISYRVTKDENLNETTGYFLAGRSLPWFVIAGSLFLTNISAEQLTGLNGNAFANGASVMAWETVAAVTMIVLAVVFLPKFLRGGIATVPQFLEARYGKRMRSVASFIFIYAIVIGFLPFVLYAGAITLGKLFNVAEILGVSENIATWIMVISLGIMGGLYAVFGGLKAVAVSDTVNGVGLLFAGFLVPVLALTQLGDGSMIEGFNIVITESPERMQAAGVSDGAAIPWHTLFSGILLINLFYWCTNQAIVQRALGAKNLAEGQKGVLAAAIMKVFGVMMLVLPGIIAWHMHQRGMISVPVRGISAEGLEILAKDMAYPTLVREVLPTWLTGFFGAVLFGAVMSSFNSGVNSLSTLVSLDIYKGIINKDASDRQTVRIGKIFGSITIAICVCIAPLIAQADGLYTLMRTIMAVINVPILTVILVGIVSKRTPALAAYIALPIGMASFYIAHFVLKDDLGFVKLHWLHVVGLNFLWMVSIMMVVRYLKPLESAFEQKYTEQVEVTEWKYVKHASWTVIGLLALLYTIFSNIGILGENGSLTKVLLVLALFGMSCFVARRIWLSKTSPSASSLAENQ, encoded by the coding sequence ATGATTGCCATTGGGTCATTTATTATATTTACACTGTTAGTAGCTTGGATATCATACCGAGTTACTAAAGATGAAAATTTAAACGAAACAACAGGTTATTTTTTAGCCGGTCGAAGTCTTCCATGGTTCGTTATTGCAGGTTCGCTTTTTCTAACCAATATTTCTGCAGAGCAATTAACAGGGCTCAACGGCAACGCCTTCGCAAATGGCGCAAGCGTTATGGCGTGGGAAACCGTAGCCGCGGTAACAATGATAGTACTTGCCGTTGTTTTTCTTCCTAAGTTCTTACGCGGTGGCATCGCCACAGTGCCTCAGTTTCTAGAAGCTAGATACGGCAAGCGAATGAGAAGTGTCGCGTCATTTATCTTTATCTACGCAATTGTAATTGGCTTCCTACCATTTGTACTTTATGCAGGCGCAATTACCTTAGGAAAGCTGTTCAATGTCGCTGAAATTTTGGGGGTATCTGAAAACATAGCAACATGGATAATGGTTATCAGCCTCGGTATTATGGGTGGTTTATACGCCGTCTTCGGAGGGCTTAAGGCAGTTGCAGTTTCAGATACAGTAAACGGTGTGGGCCTGCTATTCGCGGGGTTTTTAGTCCCTGTACTTGCCCTAACCCAGCTTGGTGATGGCAGCATGATTGAAGGCTTTAATATCGTCATTACTGAGTCACCAGAACGGATGCAAGCAGCGGGTGTTTCAGATGGGGCGGCGATTCCTTGGCATACATTATTCTCTGGCATTTTACTAATCAACCTTTTTTACTGGTGTACCAATCAAGCCATTGTTCAGAGAGCATTGGGTGCCAAAAACTTAGCGGAGGGACAAAAAGGCGTTCTGGCAGCGGCAATTATGAAAGTTTTTGGTGTCATGATGCTGGTTCTACCTGGCATTATTGCCTGGCACATGCATCAACGCGGAATGATCTCTGTACCTGTTAGAGGGATTTCAGCGGAAGGATTGGAAATTCTTGCTAAAGATATGGCTTATCCAACCTTGGTTAGAGAAGTGCTTCCCACCTGGTTAACGGGTTTCTTTGGTGCGGTACTATTCGGCGCCGTTATGAGCTCTTTTAACAGTGGAGTAAACAGCCTATCAACGCTTGTAAGCCTTGATATCTATAAAGGAATAATCAACAAGGATGCATCTGATAGACAGACGGTTCGGATAGGTAAGATCTTTGGTTCAATTACGATTGCCATTTGTGTTTGTATCGCACCACTTATTGCGCAAGCGGATGGCTTATATACGCTAATGCGAACCATTATGGCCGTGATTAATGTGCCAATTCTAACCGTGATTCTTGTTGGTATCGTATCTAAACGTACTCCAGCACTTGCTGCATACATTGCGCTGCCAATTGGTATGGCGAGTTTTTATATTGCTCACTTCGTGCTTAAGGATGACCTAGGTTTTGTCAAATTGCATTGGCTCCACGTTGTTGGTCTTAATTTTTTATGGATGGTCTCAATCATGATGGTAGTTCGTTATCTCAAACCATTAGAGAGCGCATTCGAACAGAAGTATACCGAACAGGTTGAAGTGACGGAATGGAAGTACGTAAAACACGCGAGCTGGACGGTTATTGGGTTGTTAGCCCTGCTTTACACCATATTCTCTAATATCGGTATTCTCGGTGAGAATGGTAGTCTTACCAAGGTGCTTCTTGTGTTAGC